The DNA sequence ATATATCTCAATATATTTTTATATCCTTCCTGAAATGTATCCATGTCCATGGTAGGAATAATGTTTGTTGTGCCGTCTACATTATCCCCTGACATCTGTCCAAGTAAACGTCCCTCTTGCTTTAGACGTTCGTATAGTTTTGTTCCTGCAGGGGCCTGAAGCAGCCCAATCATTGCTGACACAATCCCGCTTTTCTGTATAAAATCAATTTGCCGCTGAAAAATGGATGGCGTGTCACTATCAAAACCTACGATAAAGCCTGCTTGTACTTGCAGTCCGGCTCGCTGAATACGTCGCACGTCTTCAATTAAATTACGGTTTTTGTTCTGTTTTTTGTTACATTCTGCCAGGCCATCCGTATCCGGCGTCTCAATCCCAACAAAAACCGCATCAAAGCCTGCTTCAGACATCATTCGCATCAAGTCATCATCATCAGCCAGGTTAATAGAGGCTTCTGTGTTAAACGGTATCGGTACATGTTCTTTTTGCCATTTAATTAAAGCAGGAAGCAATTCTTCCTTGAGGCTTTTTTTGCTCCCGATGAGGTTATCATCTACGAAGAATACGGGTCCACGCCACCCCATACGATAGAAACTATCCAGCTCGGCAATGATTTGTTCAGCGGTTTTGGTACGTGGGCGTCTTCCAAATAATGATGTCACATTGCAGAACTCGCAATGGTATGGACAACCCCGGGAGTACTGTATACTCATCGAGGCATATTGCCTCAGATCGGCTAATTCCCAAAGAGGTGTTGGGGTCTCTCGAATATCAGCAAACTGAGATGTGGTGTATATCCGCCTGGCACAATTGTTATTCAGATCGTCTAAAAAGGACGGCAAGGTTATCTCTGCTTCGTTAAGAACGAAATGGTCGACATGCTCAAATTGCTCATGCTCGCTCGTGAATAAAGGTCCCCCGGCAACCACCTTAAGGTTGGCTTCCTTGCAGCGTCTAATGATCTGCTGAGCCGACGTTCTTTGTATAACCATACTGCTGATAAATGCATAATCCGCCCATAACAGATCTTCATCCTTGAGTCTTGTCACATTGACATCAACTAAACGCTTTGACCACTCAGGTGGTAGCATTGCAGCAACTGTCAGTAGTCCTAGTGGCGGAAAGGAGGCCTTTTTACGTATGAACTTAAGTGCATGTTTGAAACTCCAGAATGTATCTGGGAACTCGGGGTATATCAACAGTATATTCATTATGTTTGTCAGAATAACCTCAATAAATATTAAAAATACTCCTACACAGCTAATTATAATCTTTACCTTTTATAACATAAATAAACATGATGTCAAATGCAAAAGGAAGCGAAAGGAAGGTCGATGAGAATTTTCCAGTAATATCAAGAGGTTAAAGGAGATGCTTCAAAAGGAGAACAGAGGTAACTTTGAACTTATGCTGATGTTCAAGTTCACTACAGGCTTACAGAAATGTGAGATAAAAAATATCGGGTAAAGACATAACCTTTTACCTCTGCATTCTCAAGTTCATAGTAGTAATCTTTTGAGAAGGAGTTATTCTGCCGTAGGGTTTTATGTAAGTTTTTATTATAATAAAAACCCAAATTTTTCGGCAGCTTTCAGGATGATGTCTATGCCCCTATCCAATTGATATTTGGTATGTTCGGAGGTAATAAATATACGAATACGTGCTTCATTTTTTGGTACTGATGGAAATTGCAGGATGCTTCCATCAAAACCTTCTCTCTGGAGAAAGTCGTTGAGTTTTAAGGTATTTCGTTCCGAACCAAAAATCACCGGAACGATCCAACTCTTGCTGTTTCTCATGTCAACTTTTCCTGCAAGCTTCTTTCTAAAATACGCCGCATTTTCCCGTAGTAATCTACGCCGCTTCTCCCCTTCAGGTCCTGACGCCAGTTCAAGTACCTTAATCATACCACCGGTTACTGCAGGGTCTAAAGCGCAGGAAAACATGCGACATTTTGCATACCAATTAACATAACGGACTATTTCTTTTTTTGCAAGTAATGCACCGCCAACCCCACTAAATGCCTTACTAAAAGTAATAATATAAAGATCGATGTCTTCTAAAACACCCTGCTCTTCACTGATACCTCTGCCATTTTCACCGGCAATCAGAACTGAATGAGCCTCATCAACGAGAATGTTTGCCTGATAATTTTTAGCCACCCGTACTATATCGCTAAGGTCACCATAATCACCATCGGCACTATACACACTTTCTGCACAGACAAGAACACGTGATTTTCCAGGAGAGATTTCTTTTAAAATTTGATCGAGATGTTCACTATCATTATGTCGAAAATAGGAACAGTTTGCCCCGGATATCTTCGCCCCTTCAAGAATTGATGTATGAACCGATTGATCCATCACGATATGATTTCCAGGCTTCATGTATGCCTGGATAACACCTACGTTTGCACCGTAACCAG is a window from the Candidatus Jettenia sp. genome containing:
- a CDS encoding DUF4070 domain-containing protein, whose translation is MLPPEWSKRLVDVNVTRLKDEDLLWADYAFISSMVIQRTSAQQIIRRCKEANLKVVAGGPLFTSEHEQFEHVDHFVLNEAEITLPSFLDDLNNNCARRIYTTSQFADIRETPTPLWELADLRQYASMSIQYSRGCPYHCEFCNVTSLFGRRPRTKTAEQIIAELDSFYRMGWRGPVFFVDDNLIGSKKSLKEELLPALIKWQKEHVPIPFNTEASINLADDDDLMRMMSEAGFDAVFVGIETPDTDGLAECNKKQNKNRNLIEDVRRIQRAGLQVQAGFIVGFDSDTPSIFQRQIDFIQKSGIVSAMIGLLQAPAGTKLYERLKQEGRLLGQMSGDNVDGTTNIIPTMDMDTFQEGYKNILRYIYSPENYYQRIKTFFREYKMPKVKAQFEFSHILALFRVIYYIGIIGNERTQFWKLLLWTSFHRRELLSLSVTLAIYGHHFRKISELHVL
- a CDS encoding aminotransferase class I/II-fold pyridoxal phosphate-dependent enzyme, which codes for MSSVNAKSISLEEKRELARKILENRKAKFQAKSDDKSQNYQNYTYDMFIGNPGPELTEIKHFNEWIESATRDGVYTFESPRLGAQKTEIEIERETGDRMRLLNFSSYNYLGFGYHPDVIAAAKDALDTHGLGAAGSPVISGTYGIHKKLEEDLTHFFGLEDRSISLFSSGYGANVGVIQAYMKPGNHIVMDQSVHTSILEGAKISGANCSYFRHNDSEHLDQILKEISPGKSRVLVCAESVYSADGDYGDLSDIVRVAKNYQANILVDEAHSVLIAGENGRGISEEQGVLEDIDLYIITFSKAFSGVGGALLAKKEIVRYVNWYAKCRMFSCALDPAVTGGMIKVLELASGPEGEKRRRLLRENAAYFRKKLAGKVDMRNSKSWIVPVIFGSERNTLKLNDFLQREGFDGSILQFPSVPKNEARIRIFITSEHTKYQLDRGIDIILKAAEKFGFLL